One Fusobacterium nucleatum genomic window carries:
- a CDS encoding AI-2E family transporter, giving the protein MNSKNMLKIIGIILVFVILQSYFTTPERFGAIIENWKNYFMTVIMSIFIAILLEPIVKYLKKKSKMKMNDVLAISLSITFIILIFIILSLIVIPEIISSLKALNNVYPYILNKTMTIGKNITDYLAEKNIYTINMEEVNSYFTNFIANNVTNIRKIISAFFGGLLDWTIGFTNLFLAFVLAFLILLDKKHLIKTLENIIIIIFGVKNTPYIMNKLRMSKDIFLSYVSGKLIVSAIVGLCVYIILLITGTPYAALSAILLGVGNMIPYVGSIIGGIIAFFLILLVAPIKTIILLIAIIISQLVDGFIVGPKIIGDKVGLNTFWVMVSMIIFGNLFGLVGMFLGTPILSIIRLFYIDLLKAKQGGEQ; this is encoded by the coding sequence ATGAATTCAAAAAATATGTTAAAAATTATTGGAATAATATTGGTTTTTGTGATATTACAGTCATATTTTACAACCCCAGAAAGATTTGGAGCTATAATAGAAAATTGGAAAAATTATTTTATGACAGTAATAATGTCAATTTTTATAGCTATTCTTTTAGAACCAATAGTTAAGTATTTGAAAAAAAAGAGTAAAATGAAAATGAATGATGTATTGGCAATAAGTTTATCAATAACCTTTATAATATTGATATTTATAATTTTATCTCTAATTGTTATTCCAGAAATAATTTCATCTTTAAAAGCATTAAATAATGTATATCCTTATATTTTAAATAAAACAATGACAATTGGAAAAAATATAACTGATTATTTAGCTGAAAAAAATATTTATACAATAAATATGGAAGAAGTAAATAGCTATTTTACAAATTTTATTGCCAATAATGTTACAAACATTAGAAAGATAATTTCTGCATTTTTTGGTGGTCTTCTTGATTGGACAATAGGTTTTACAAATTTATTTCTAGCTTTTGTATTAGCCTTTTTGATTTTATTAGATAAAAAACATCTTATAAAAACATTAGAAAATATTATAATAATTATATTTGGAGTAAAAAATACTCCCTATATCATGAATAAATTAAGAATGTCAAAAGATATATTTTTAAGTTATGTCTCAGGTAAATTAATAGTATCAGCAATTGTTGGTTTATGTGTATATATTATTCTATTAATAACAGGAACTCCTTATGCAGCTTTAAGTGCAATTTTATTAGGAGTAGGAAATATGATACCTTATGTTGGTTCTATTATTGGAGGAATAATAGCATTTTTCTTAATTTTATTAGTAGCTCCAATAAAAACTATTATTTTATTGATAGCAATAATAATATCACAATTAGTTGATGGCTTTATAGTTGGTCCAAAAATAATAGGTGATAAAGTTGGTCTTAACACATTTTGGGTTATGGTATCTATGATAATATTTGGAAATTTATTTGGTTTAGTTGGAATGTTCTTAGGAACTCCAATATTATCAATAATTAGATTATTTTATATAGATTTATTAAAAGCTAAGCAAGGAGGAGAACAGTGA
- a CDS encoding NusG domain II-containing protein, translating into MRKTKYFKIGDLVIYIFLIIFFSILIFKIGSFKDVKGAKAEIWVDGELKYVYPLQEEEKNIFVETNLGGCNVQFKDNMVRVTTSNSPLKIAVKQGFIKSPGEVIIGIPDRLVIKVVGDSEDDSDVDFVAR; encoded by the coding sequence ATGAGAAAAACTAAATACTTTAAAATTGGAGATTTAGTTATTTATATCTTTTTAATAATTTTTTTCTCTATACTTATCTTTAAAATAGGTAGTTTTAAAGATGTTAAAGGAGCTAAGGCAGAAATATGGGTTGACGGAGAATTAAAATATGTCTATCCTTTACAAGAAGAAGAAAAAAATATTTTTGTTGAAACTAATTTAGGTGGCTGTAATGTACAATTTAAAGATAATATGGTAAGGGTAACAACTTCCAATTCACCACTTAAAATAGCTGTAAAACAAGGTTTTATAAAATCTCCTGGTGAGGTTATAATTGGTATTCCAGACAGACTTGTAATAAAAGTTGTTGGAGATTCTGAAGATGATTCAGATGTAGATTTTGTAGCAAGGTAG
- a CDS encoding phosphatidylserine decarboxylase: MKFEKIQYIERKTGEIKTEKVMGEGALKFLYYNPFGKLALHTIVKRKFLSDWYGKKMSKPESKEKIKSFVEEMGIDMSEYKRPIEDYTSFNDFFYRELKEGARKIDYSENVIVSPADGKILAYQNIKEVDKFFVKGSEFTLEEFFNDKELAQKYEYGTFVIIRLAPADYHRFHFPVDGEISEVKKISGDYYSVSTHAIKTNFRIFCENKREYAILKTEKFGDIAMFDIGATMVGGIVQTYKANSFVKKGEEKGYFLFGGSTCILVLEKDKVVIDEDIIKNTQNKIETRIYMGEKFGNEKN, encoded by the coding sequence ATGAAATTTGAGAAAATACAATATATAGAGAGAAAAACTGGTGAAATAAAAACTGAAAAGGTAATGGGAGAAGGAGCATTAAAATTTTTATATTATAATCCCTTTGGAAAATTGGCTTTACATACAATAGTAAAAAGGAAATTTCTATCTGATTGGTATGGAAAAAAGATGTCTAAACCTGAGTCAAAAGAAAAAATAAAATCTTTTGTTGAAGAAATGGGAATAGATATGAGTGAATACAAAAGGCCAATAGAGGATTATACAAGTTTTAATGACTTCTTTTATCGTGAATTAAAAGAAGGTGCTAGAAAGATAGACTACAGTGAAAATGTAATTGTTTCTCCAGCTGATGGTAAGATTTTGGCTTATCAAAATATAAAAGAAGTTGATAAATTCTTTGTAAAAGGTTCTGAATTTACCTTAGAAGAGTTTTTTAATGATAAAGAATTAGCCCAAAAATATGAATATGGTACTTTTGTAATAATTAGATTGGCACCTGCTGATTACCATAGATTTCATTTTCCAGTAGATGGAGAAATTTCAGAAGTCAAAAAAATTTCTGGAGATTATTATTCTGTGTCAACTCATGCTATAAAAACAAATTTTAGAATTTTTTGTGAAAATAAAAGAGAATATGCTATATTAAAAACAGAAAAATTTGGAGATATTGCAATGTTTGATATAGGAGCTACTATGGTTGGTGGAATAGTCCAAACGTATAAAGCTAATTCTTTTGTAAAAAAAGGAGAAGAGAAGGGTTATTTCTTATTTGGAGGCTCAACTTGTATCTTAGTCCTTGAAAAGGATAAAGTTGTTATAGATGAAGATATAATAAAAAATACTCAAAATAAAATAGAAACAAGAATCTATATGGGAGAAAAATTTGGAAATGAGAAAAACTAA
- a CDS encoding nicotinate phosphoribosyltransferase yields the protein MNNDFILTEFARVINSDRYQYTESDIFLMENMQNKIAVFDMFFRKTEDGGFAVVSGIQEVIHLIEVLNTTSEEEKRKYFSKILEEEHLINFLSKMKFTGDLYAIQDGEIVYPNEPVITIKAPLIEAKILETPILNIMNMNMAIATKASMVTRAADPVKVLAFGSRRAHGFDSAVEGNKAAIIGGCYGHSNLVTEYKYGIPSNGTMSHSYIQSFGVGAEAEKEAFVTFIKHRRQRKSNSLILLVDTYDTINIGIENAIKSFKECGIDDSYEGVYGVRLDSGDLAYQSKKCRKRFDEEGFTKAKITLTNSLDEKLIRSLREQGACVDMYGVGDAIAVSKSYPCFGGVYKIVELDEEPLIKISGDVIKISNPGFKEVYRIFDKEGFAYADLISLVKNDSDKEKLLNNEELMIRDEKYEFKNSILKKDEYTYKKLTKLYIKDGVIDKELHDELFDIMKSQKHYFDSLAKVSPERKRLENPHSYKVDLSSDLINLKYGLINKIKNV from the coding sequence ATGAATAATGATTTTATTTTAACAGAATTTGCAAGAGTTATCAACTCAGATAGATATCAATATACAGAAAGTGACATTTTTCTTATGGAAAATATGCAAAATAAAATTGCTGTCTTTGATATGTTTTTTAGAAAAACAGAAGATGGTGGTTTTGCAGTTGTGTCAGGAATACAAGAAGTTATACACCTTATAGAAGTTTTAAATACTACATCAGAAGAAGAAAAAAGAAAATATTTTTCTAAAATTTTAGAAGAAGAACATCTTATAAATTTTTTATCTAAAATGAAGTTTACAGGAGATTTATATGCAATACAAGATGGAGAAATTGTTTATCCAAATGAGCCTGTAATAACTATAAAAGCACCTTTAATAGAGGCGAAAATATTAGAAACCCCTATTTTAAATATAATGAATATGAATATGGCTATTGCAACAAAGGCATCTATGGTTACAAGAGCTGCAGATCCAGTAAAAGTTTTAGCTTTTGGAAGTAGAAGAGCTCATGGTTTTGATAGTGCTGTTGAAGGAAATAAAGCAGCTATAATTGGTGGTTGTTATGGACATTCAAATTTAGTTACTGAATATAAATATGGAATACCATCTAATGGAACTATGTCACATTCATATATCCAATCTTTTGGTGTTGGAGCAGAAGCAGAAAAAGAAGCTTTTGTTACTTTTATAAAACATAGAAGACAAAGAAAAAGTAACTCTTTAATTCTTTTAGTTGATACTTATGATACTATTAATATTGGAATTGAAAATGCAATAAAATCATTTAAAGAATGTGGTATAGATGATAGTTATGAAGGAGTTTATGGAGTAAGACTTGATTCAGGAGACTTAGCTTATCAATCTAAAAAATGTCGTAAAAGATTTGATGAAGAAGGTTTTACAAAGGCAAAAATAACTTTGACTAACTCTCTTGATGAAAAACTTATAAGATCACTTCGTGAACAAGGAGCTTGTGTTGATATGTATGGTGTTGGTGATGCCATAGCAGTAAGTAAATCTTATCCTTGTTTTGGTGGGGTATATAAAATAGTTGAACTTGATGAAGAGCCTTTAATAAAAATTTCAGGAGATGTTATCAAAATTTCTAATCCTGGATTTAAAGAAGTATATAGAATATTTGATAAAGAAGGTTTTGCTTATGCTGATTTAATAAGTCTTGTTAAAAATGATAGCGATAAAGAAAAATTACTAAATAATGAAGAACTTATGATAAGAGATGAAAAATATGAGTTTAAAAATAGTATATTAAAAAAAGATGAATATACTTATAAAAAACTTACAAAACTTTATATCAAAGATGGTGTCATTGATAAGGAATTACATGATGAACTATTTGATATTATGAAATCTCAAAAGCATTATTTTGATTCTTTAGCTAAAGTTTCACCAGAAAGAAAGAGATTAGAAAATCCTCATAGTTATAAGGTTGACTTATCTTCTGATTTAATAAATTTAAAATATGGCTTAATAAATAAGATTAAAAATGTCTAA
- the dtd gene encoding D-tyrosyl-tRNA(Tyr) deacylase, translating into MRTVIQRVKYAKVSVDGKVIGEIDKGLLILLGITHEDTIKEIKWLANKTKNLRIFEDEEEKMNLSLEDVKGKALIISQFTLYGNSIKGNRPSFIDAAKPDLAKDLYLKFIEELKSFGIETQEGEFGADMKVELLNDGPVTIIIDTKDANIK; encoded by the coding sequence ATGAGAACAGTTATACAAAGAGTTAAATATGCAAAAGTGAGTGTTGATGGAAAAGTTATAGGGGAAATTGATAAAGGACTTCTAATTCTTTTGGGAATTACACATGAAGATACTATCAAAGAAATTAAATGGCTTGCTAATAAGACTAAAAATTTGAGAATATTTGAAGATGAAGAAGAAAAAATGAATTTATCTTTAGAAGATGTAAAAGGAAAAGCTTTAATAATTTCTCAATTTACTCTTTATGGTAATTCAATAAAAGGAAATAGACCTTCTTTTATTGATGCTGCAAAACCAGATTTAGCAAAAGATTTATATTTAAAATTCATAGAGGAATTAAAATCTTTTGGCATAGAAACACAAGAAGGAGAATTTGGAGCAGATATGAAAGTGGAACTTTTGAATGATGGACCAGTAACAATTATTATTGATACTAAAGATGCAAATATAAAATAA
- a CDS encoding magnesium transporter, with translation MEKVYKSRIYRIIFNLLCGAALSFFVFYIAQIWLTQLTSIIITILIFLSYIWLVIWGNFITIIVNDKELIVKNGKKEDRYEFSKYHFRAKTVSSRGDTECTLYAIDENGNETIIDCELIGIGQFMELINDLKLDGSEKVNKINTIKKDK, from the coding sequence TTGGAAAAAGTCTATAAAAGCAGGATATATAGAATAATTTTTAATCTTTTATGTGGGGCAGCACTTTCATTTTTTGTATTTTATATAGCACAAATCTGGTTAACACAATTAACTTCAATTATCATAACTATCTTAATTTTCTTATCTTATATATGGTTAGTAATCTGGGGAAATTTTATTACTATAATTGTAAATGACAAAGAACTTATTGTTAAAAATGGAAAAAAAGAAGATAGATATGAATTTAGTAAATATCATTTTCGTGCCAAAACGGTTTCTTCAAGAGGAGATACAGAATGTACTTTGTATGCTATTGATGAAAATGGAAATGAAACTATTATTGATTGTGAATTAATTGGAATTGGACAATTTATGGAACTGATAAATGATTTAAAATTAGATGGTAGTGAAAAAGTAAATAAAATAAACACAATAAAAAAAGATAAGTAA